Proteins co-encoded in one Candidatus Omnitrophota bacterium genomic window:
- a CDS encoding acyl-CoA/acyl-ACP dehydrogenase has protein sequence MNTANAATSEKNTLSLSTLPGDDVRQIMWRFAERFELQMAVQSARSVARGVVARLVAEGARNTHDWTEEKAQVLRAFDESGLTNVFMEPEDGGFITGPKNLALALVAFELAWVDAGAATTSMAGNLALAPLHERGTPEQVRTYMQRCAAPQPGEDRKPWHGAFVLTEPLPYVGVDTGVLSGKMRVASWKEGKEPILQVEKRGRFITNIGFANFVTVAVDSDDERIKGSCMVILEDTDEGNFDAGSMTLKLVHQLSSTGDPIFNLKVPASRIIGGYTIKDGVIFPNYSHSEIIESVFRRTRVTAAIMSSAKLLSAIEPIIRYQRGRFRGGAGSTPGTPRYDLGIQQKEDALHRLADIWATGEASASLGFAAARFFDEFDSLEKEKEKIFEEQGLKGRAQLKTLRAAQEEALEFMELDVQPGKKRDAKRHEELKAKPLVQFVIGDSMANVLCPAAKLWNTGFGTTMMREAVSLMGGYGITEDCPGFIGQKWMDAQLEATYEGPEAVQRRQLSVTMTNEVFLAQLRQWIKDMRVVAGQRPGTGACTLAKAMELWDWTLQHLMKAKDADGKALYHGQRHGVTFPMADALCWLLSTRCQILDLIELEEKGPDNPVLAENLAGTVQFFTDLCHVQAARAAGEVGRICAELVFGYNSHPSWESEPKVGCNVKAGPCVCMDEMRPFVELRSKLDGCLTGSRLAKDRAAAALSQVMIPEALDYPA, from the coding sequence ATGAACACTGCAAATGCAGCAACTTCTGAAAAAAACACCCTGAGTTTGAGCACCCTTCCCGGAGACGATGTGCGCCAGATCATGTGGCGTTTTGCCGAACGTTTTGAGCTGCAGATGGCAGTTCAATCGGCTCGTTCTGTGGCCCGCGGGGTGGTGGCCCGGCTTGTGGCTGAGGGGGCGCGCAACACCCATGATTGGACCGAGGAGAAGGCCCAAGTGCTCCGGGCCTTTGATGAGTCCGGCTTGACCAATGTATTTATGGAGCCTGAAGACGGCGGCTTTATCACCGGCCCCAAGAATCTGGCCCTGGCTCTGGTTGCTTTTGAACTCGCCTGGGTTGATGCCGGAGCGGCCACCACCAGCATGGCGGGCAATCTGGCCCTGGCTCCTCTTCACGAGCGCGGCACCCCGGAGCAAGTGCGCACCTATATGCAGCGTTGTGCGGCTCCGCAACCGGGGGAGGACCGCAAGCCTTGGCATGGCGCCTTTGTTCTCACCGAGCCCCTTCCTTATGTGGGTGTGGATACAGGCGTGCTTTCGGGTAAGATGCGCGTGGCCAGTTGGAAAGAAGGGAAGGAGCCCATTCTCCAGGTGGAGAAGCGCGGCCGCTTCATAACCAACATCGGTTTTGCCAATTTTGTGACTGTGGCTGTGGATTCGGATGATGAGCGTATCAAGGGTAGTTGCATGGTCATTTTGGAGGACACGGACGAGGGTAACTTTGACGCGGGATCCATGACCCTGAAGCTCGTGCACCAACTCTCTTCCACCGGGGATCCTATCTTTAATTTGAAGGTTCCGGCCAGCCGCATTATCGGCGGTTACACAATCAAAGATGGGGTGATCTTCCCCAACTATTCCCACTCGGAAATCATTGAATCCGTGTTCCGGCGCACGCGCGTGACGGCCGCCATCATGAGCAGCGCCAAGTTACTTTCCGCGATCGAGCCTATCATCCGCTACCAGCGCGGCCGGTTCCGCGGCGGCGCAGGCAGCACTCCGGGCACCCCGCGTTATGATTTGGGCATCCAGCAAAAGGAAGATGCTTTGCACCGCCTGGCCGATATCTGGGCCACGGGGGAAGCAAGCGCGTCTTTGGGTTTTGCGGCCGCTCGTTTTTTTGACGAGTTTGATTCGCTCGAGAAGGAAAAGGAAAAGATTTTTGAGGAGCAGGGTCTCAAAGGCCGCGCGCAGCTCAAAACTCTGCGCGCCGCTCAGGAAGAAGCCCTGGAATTCATGGAATTGGACGTCCAGCCCGGGAAAAAGCGGGATGCAAAGCGCCACGAGGAACTTAAGGCCAAGCCCCTGGTGCAGTTTGTTATCGGGGATTCAATGGCCAATGTCCTCTGCCCTGCAGCCAAGCTCTGGAACACAGGTTTTGGCACGACGATGATGCGCGAGGCCGTGAGCCTGATGGGCGGTTACGGAATCACTGAAGACTGCCCGGGCTTTATCGGACAGAAATGGATGGATGCCCAACTCGAAGCCACGTACGAAGGTCCTGAGGCTGTGCAGCGCCGCCAGCTCAGCGTGACCATGACCAATGAGGTCTTTCTCGCGCAGCTGCGCCAGTGGATTAAAGACATGCGCGTAGTTGCGGGACAGCGGCCGGGCACAGGGGCATGCACCTTGGCCAAGGCCATGGAGCTTTGGGACTGGACCCTGCAGCATTTGATGAAAGCCAAGGACGCGGACGGAAAAGCTCTGTATCACGGCCAACGCCATGGGGTGACCTTTCCCATGGCCGATGCCTTGTGTTGGTTGCTTTCCACGCGTTGCCAGATTTTGGATTTGATCGAGCTCGAAGAAAAAGGTCCGGATAATCCGGTGCTGGCTGAGAACCTGGCCGGCACGGTGCAATTCTTCACCGACCTTTGCCATGTGCAGGCCGCGCGCGCTGCGGGTGAAGTGGGGCGCATCTGCGCGGAACTTGTGTTTGGTTATAACAGTCATCCCAGCTGGGAGTCCGAACCCAAGGTCGGCTGCAATGTCAAAGCCGGTCCTTGCGTGTGCATGGACGAAATGCGGCCCTTTGTGGAATTGCGTTCCAAGCTGGATGGATGTTTGACAGGTTCGCGTTTGGCTAAGGACCGTGCGGCTGCGGCTCTGAGTCAGGTGATGATTCCCGAAGCGCTGGATTACCCAGCCTAA